The following are from one region of the Melitaea cinxia chromosome 7, ilMelCinx1.1, whole genome shotgun sequence genome:
- the LOC123655065 gene encoding LOW QUALITY PROTEIN: sodium channel protein Nach-like (The sequence of the model RefSeq protein was modified relative to this genomic sequence to represent the inferred CDS: substituted 1 base at 1 genomic stop codon), with product MFSNRLYQTQLIKNEIQKKIRVDNEPREKTLFQTLKERARKYLVMFLETSSIHGLNHLVITDRHPCEVFLWLIVVIMSLFGTVYISRSTWLRYQSSPTVVSMDRDMFAWNTTFPSVTICPDDSKISPVKLKNYLEXVSSHTNADKERFEEFIHALANANFTNFNTIPQYDAISPDNYIELLLNLSSDFNPTLSIGASGIHLQIVPTVTEMGICYAINSKVAVYNSPEYRAKNRWDIIDSNTSTFFVHPLDGEMFAQVLNISTSYKAFIHGPLEVPDLTTKHQQSTPNFYMKLYVTALTVYTAPEAAKLSVAQRRCRFPHENVLKHNSVYSYTMCRMECRLRLSLKFCGCIPYFYRKIGDEKICDVDGMYCLGNHTDELFKLRTKTGKKMKCDCLPLCDDVNYVLQSNDLQKWFLGTYFQWGIVTYPRMRYRRDIIFGFTDVLVSVGGMAGLFLGCSVLSFMEIVYFLTLRLLCYTRNTV from the exons ATGTTTTCTAATCGACTGTATCAGACGCAATTGATCAAAAATGAAATTCAGAAGAAAATAAGAGTTGATAACGAACCAAGAGAGAAGACACTATTTCAGACGCTGAAAGAAAGGGCTAGGAAATATTTAGTGATGTTTCTGGAAACTTCTTCAATACACGGATTGAACCATCTTGTTATTACTGACAGGCATCCGTGTGAAgt ATTTTTGTGGCTGATTGTGGTGATCATGTCACTCTTCGGAACGGTGTACATCTCTCGCAGTACTTGGCTTCGTTATCAGTCATCACCAACTGTAGTCTCCATGGACCGCGATATGTTTGCTTGGAACACCACTTTCCCCAGTGTCACAATCTGCCCTGATGATAGCAAGATTAGTCCCgtgaaacttaaaaattatctgGAGTAAGTATCTAG CCACACAAACGCAGATAAGGAAAGATTTGAAGAATTTATCCACGCGCTCGCTAATGCTAATTTCACAAACTTCAATACTATTCCGCAATACGATGCGATCAGTCCTGATAATTATATAGAACTGCTTCTGAATTTGTCTTCTGACTTCAACCCTACTCTGAGCATCGGTGCTTCGGGCATTCATCTTCAGATTGTTCCAACTGTAACTGAGATGGGTATATGCTATGCTATCAACTCTAAGGTTGCAGTTTACAATTCACCCGA GTATAGAGCAAAAAATAGATGGGATATTATTGATTCAAATACTTCGACGTTTTTCGTTCATCCGTTAGATGGGGAAATGTTCGCGCAGGTTTTGAATATATCGACATCTTATAAA GCATTTATCCACGGTCCACTGGAGGTTCCGGATCTTACGACGAAGCACCAGCAGTCTACTCCAAATTTCTACATGAAACTTTATGTAACAGCGTTGACAGTTTACACGGCACCAGAAGCGGctaa GTTGAGCGTGGCCCAGCGCCGCTGTCGCTTCCCTCACGAAAACGTCCTGAAGCACAATTCCGTGTACTCGTACACGATGTGCCGCATGGAGTGTAGATTGCGACTCAGTCTCAAGTTCTGCGGCTGTATACCGTACTTTTACAGGAAAATTG gcGATGAGAAGATATGTGATGTGGACGGTATGTACTGTTTAGGAAACCACACAG ATGAGTTATTCAAACTAAGGACCAAAACTGGAAAGAAGATGAAATGCGATTGTTTGCCCTTATGCGATGATGTCAACTACGTCCTACAGTCGAAT GATTTACAAAAATGGTTCCTGGGCACTTACTTCCAATGGGGAATAGTGACATATCCCAGAATGAGATACAGAAGAGACATTATTTTCGGATTTACTGATGTACTAG TGTCCGTCGGTGGGATGGCAGGACTCTTTCTCGGCTGCAGTGTCCTGAGCTTCATGGAAATTGTCTATTTTCTGACTTTACGTTTGTTATGTTATACCCGAAATACTGTCTAA